The Calothrix sp. PCC 7507 DNA segment GCTTGGGTGGAACGCGCACTAGGTTAGCGTCCAACTCTTCCAAATTTTTCATCAGCCATTTATAAGTCGGGGTAGAGGCGGTGACATCATCGGTACGCGCTACACCCCAGCCATTTGTCCACCAAACTTGTTGAGAATTGCTGGGGTGGATAGCGATCGCTGCTCCACCCGTGGCAGAGTAGGACTGATAGTAGGGCGGTGCGGAAGCATTCGCTGGATCTTTCGGCTCGTTGGCGTCGTAAGCACCCATATACATGGTTTGCTTGTTCCAGTTTTTACCACCATCAGTGGAGCGGTACACGTACCTATCGGAAATTGTCATGACTGTGTTCGGCTGATCTGCCTGCACGGTCAGGCCTGTATAGATTTTGTCTTGTCCATCAGGTGTAATGTCAGTCCAATTATTACTTTGATATTTGCGAAGCCCTCCTGATGTCTGCTTGCCATTACTCCCCTGAGTGCCAAAGTTAACATATAGTGTGCCATCAGAGGCGATCGCACCCCGCAGCGGATCGACACCGCCAGCAATATTATTCCAGGAAGTGCCGCCGTCGGCACTGTACCAAACACCGCTACCATGAATACCAACGTAAATATACTGAGTTACAGTATTGGGTTTACTACCACGCTTGTCAAACAAGACAAATGTAAAACCGGGTATATCTGGATTGTCATCACCATTAGGCAATTTATATTCTGGTAAGCTATTGGGATTAGGTAGTCCACCAGATACACGATTCCAGTTCTGTTGACCATCCTTTTTCCATAAACCATCTCTCCGAGAAGCGAAATATAGCAAACTAGATTTATTTGGATCGATCGCTATTCTTTCTCCAACTTCTGAGCGGTATCCTTGGTTTGGACCAAGATAAACATTTTTTGGTGCTAAATCTGTTGGTTTCCAGGTTACACCCCGATCCTCGGAAACCATCACCTCAGCACCATATTTGTATTTAGTCTTCCCATCCGTATCTTTGAAGCTGACATAATTGCGATTGATAGCCACGTATACACGCTGTGGTTTTTGCGGATCAACAGCGATACTCTCTACGCCAATCCCACCTTTGGCAAAACTAGAATCAAATTGATCTAATATGGGTAGCCACTGATTATTACCAGCATCGAACCGATAAGCTCCACCAATATCTGTGCGGACATAGACATCATTGGGCGATAATGGAGCGATCGTTAAACCAGTCACATAACCCATCCCCTGAATGTTGACATTCTTCCAGTTGAAGAACGGTGATGATTTAGACTGTGTTAATTTAGACTGCGGTGGTTGTAACTCCAACGGTTTTGTTGACTGTACAGGAGTTACAGTAACTACAGACGGTGTCCGAGAAAATTGCAAGACTAAAAGTATTAATACTGTAAGTCCCAGCAGCAGCAAAAAACGGACTCTACTTCTGGAGTACGCTGAACGTACCTGACGAAGAAGCGCATTCATAGGGTTAAGTTATGGCATTCAGTGATGAGAAACTTTATTCTTGAGAAAGTAGATATCAAACCTGATGCACAATAGTTTTACTTAGTAGCATTTTTTGTCTCATCATCAATATAACAATAAAGACAAAATCAACGCACCTGATGGATGAGGCTTAATTCTTTAGGACTTACGCAACTGGCACAAGATATTTGTAGGGTGTGTGACGTTACGACAAAACTCTGTACATAGACTCAGGACTTACAGCGTCACGCACCATTCTTTGACTGTGACACATGCGTCAGTCCTATTCTTGACAAGTGACAAGTGACAAATGACAAATGACAATTTTAATACAAACAACAAAAAAGAGGCCTCATTAGACCCCTTTGCAACTCCCTAAAATAATCTTCCATTTGATAGAAATTACTGTAACCCAGCGTTAGCGCCTTGCTTACCAGTTGCTAATTCTACTTTGATAATTTTTCCGCCCGCTTTTTGAATGCGTTGCTGTTCACGGAACCAGTTTTCGTAAGGAACTAATTTAGTGAAGTAAGTATTTTGTAGTTCGCGTTGAGTACGAATTCGGGTTTGGCTGGGAACAACAGCAGTAATTTTAAACAATCGGGCCATAATGTCGAATCTCCTGTAGTGATAATCAAAACTCGTTATTTCAAAATCTTGAGTGCAAATCTTTAAAAGTTAATCACTCCAAGGCTGGAAATCAAGCATCAATACTAGACCGCTAACACTCATCTATGAAAAATTTATTTAATTCTAGATAAGCAATAGAACGTCCTAGCACTCACGATTGATTTCCAGACCTTAATAAAGCCGCACCTAAATATTAAGTGCAAACCAGCTTTTAGCTCAAGCCAGAGGAGATATAGTCTAAGTAAACACCGATTTCTCTACCGGCATCAGAACCGACTAGACCAGCAGTTACTTCTTTGATTGCTTGGATTGCTTGCACGGTAGCACCGACGGGCACACCCAAGGAATTGTAGGTTTCTTTCAAGCCATTTAGCACGCGCTCATCCAAGATGGAAGCATCGCCAGCCAACATCGCGTAGGTAGCATAACGGAGGTAGTAGTCCAAATCGCGGATGCAAGCAGCATAGCGACGGGTGGTGTACATGTTACCACCGGGACGGGTGATGTCAGAATATAGCAAAGACTTTGCTACAGCTTCTTTGACGATCACAGCAGCGTTAGCACTGATGGTACCAGCAGCACGCACGCGCAGGTCGCCACTAGAGAAATAGCCTTTGAGTTTCTCGATAGCAGCAGTATCAAGATATTTACCTTGAACGTCTGCGGAGTTAATTACAGCGGTAATTGCGTCTTGAGCCATGTTGTTAATTCCTTATTTTCAACAGTATTACGATATTTCTGCTTCAGTAGGAAAACAGCTTTACCCTACAGCAGGGCACCAACTAAATAGTCGAAGTAACTACCAGCTTCAGATGCATCTTCAGCAGACAGCAAGGAAGCAGCTACATTCTTCAGCCCACGGATACCTTCAGCAACGCCTTCAATAGGAGTTCCCAAGGACTTGTAAAGTTCACGAGCACCGATCACACCGATTTCTTCGATGGGGGTGACATCACCAGCAACGATTCCGTAGGTGACGAGACGGAGGTAGTAATCGAGGTCGCGTAGGCAAGTAGCGGTCAATTCTTGACCGTAAGCGTTACCACCAGGAGAAACTACATCAGGACGCTTTTGGAACAGTTGTTCGCCAGCTTGCTTAACAAGACGCTCACGGTTGTCTGTTAAAACTTGAGCAATCCGCAGGCGGCGCTCACCACTACCAACAAAACTCTTGATCCGATCCAGTTCGCCGGGGCTGAGGTAGCGAGCTTCTGCATCAGCATTCACGATAGCTTTCGTGACGATACTCATTAATGGATTCCTCCAAATACGAATGAAACCAGGATTTGATTAAACAAGCGCGACTTTAAATCTGGTAATCTGAGTTATTTTTGCGTTTTAACTTGGAAAACAACAGTTGACAAACTGCCATTACTAGTGCTTAACGAAATGCTTGGGTTAATACGGTTACACAAGCTTTTAAACTCAGCTACCTTCCGGAGATTATTTTCCGGCATTCTGTTGAGCATTTATGACTGCTCTTAACAGTTTGTAATATTTCCTTTCAGATTTACGTGATTTTAGCAATCTGAAAGTACTGTTACGAAAGGTTGCGACGGGGAATACTCAGTTATCAGTGAACAGTTATCAATTGTTAACTGTTCACTGTTCACTGTTCACTGTTTAGCGATCGCTTCTTCCGGTCAAGACAGCAGGCGACAGACTAGACCAGGATTGTTTCACCAAGTCAGCTGCTACCTGGACGCTACCGAGGTAATTACCCGCAGGTAGTGATGGGAAGCGTTGGTAAGGCACTACATCTTCACCAAAGTAGCGAGCATACTCTGGACTATCGATAATCCCCTCTACAGCCGCTCTTAAACCGCTATCAGCTAGCAGCTTGTTATAGGTGCGAATTTCGCCCTGAGTTGCAGGTGCGCGTCCCAATAGGTGACGGAATAGGTATTCAATCACTTTGGTGTTGGGATAAGGCGTATAGAAGCGTTTGCGATAGATTTCTGAGCTAGCTAGTTCACGCACAAATTCACGGACAGAAATTTCTCCGTTCCGCAGTTTACTATCTAGTTCAGTCCGGCGGTAATAATCAGGTACTTGACCGCTAAATACATCCAAGACCTGACGATAAGCCGCATTGATTACCAATTGTCTTTCAGCTTGGCCTGTACCGTTAGTCAAGCGGTAAATCCGCGCTGGTTTGCGGCGGCTTGTACCCACACCCACTTCTACCGACTGACCGCGACCGTCATTGAAGGAGCGACCCAGTTCAATAAACCGTGGCTTGGTATTGTCGGGAGCCTTAGCAAGGGAAGCCAAGTCTGCGATCGCCTGCGCTAAAAGTGGTGTCTTCGCAGACTCAATGCGGGCTTTCACTGGCTTAAAGCTAGGTACGACCACATCATCATTCTGCTTAGTCAGCTGGTTGTGCAGTTTTTCCGTATTCGGGAAATTAGCCGCAGGTAAAGTTGGGAAGCGACGGTAAGGAACTGTATCTTCACCAAACACCTCACGATACTCCGCACTGCTTAGTAAAGCACCAATAAAGGCATTAATACCTTG contains these protein-coding regions:
- a CDS encoding sialidase family protein is translated as MNALLRQVRSAYSRSRVRFLLLLGLTVLILLVLQFSRTPSVVTVTPVQSTKPLELQPPQSKLTQSKSSPFFNWKNVNIQGMGYVTGLTIAPLSPNDVYVRTDIGGAYRFDAGNNQWLPILDQFDSSFAKGGIGVESIAVDPQKPQRVYVAINRNYVSFKDTDGKTKYKYGAEVMVSEDRGVTWKPTDLAPKNVYLGPNQGYRSEVGERIAIDPNKSSLLYFASRRDGLWKKDGQQNWNRVSGGLPNPNSLPEYKLPNGDDNPDIPGFTFVLFDKRGSKPNTVTQYIYVGIHGSGVWYSADGGTSWNNIAGGVDPLRGAIASDGTLYVNFGTQGSNGKQTSGGLRKYQSNNWTDITPDGQDKIYTGLTVQADQPNTVMTISDRYVYRSTDGGKNWNKQTMYMGAYDANEPKDPANASAPPYYQSYSATGGAAIAIHPSNSQQVWWTNGWGVARTDDVTASTPTYKWLMKNLEELDANLVRVPPKPKAQGGADLLSAVQDMIGFRHLDRNQIPSTKIDPVKIPINPAYKWANPNWQVYPVPFPHVAGASGMDYSYKNPDYAAFVGFHQWQFWPVYGMTKDNGKTWQAFESMPKENLWKGDKSGQEEVIPIGGQIAMSPTNPQNMVWAPTWGGWPHYTTDGGKTWKLAHNLDHPPQPSPYDPQNNDHTHYDALPKAWPNSISPWLSAYILASDRQDPQGKKFYYYDGWTFYYSTDGGANWQKSAAGKFPEWIVRPAIVANPTQTGDVWMSFARNPEDVKTNKLYRSTDSGKTFSPVSTVDSCEFITFGKGASEQKPYIYIFGRVGGAKKDTMYKSVDMGKTWIAISDPNTLLFPGITYLEGDMRSPNLVYAALSGRGIMVGEK
- a CDS encoding phycobilisome linker polypeptide: MARLFKITAVVPSQTRIRTQRELQNTYFTKLVPYENWFREQQRIQKAGGKIIKVELATGKQGANAGLQ
- the apcB gene encoding allophycocyanin subunit beta, which gives rise to MAQDAITAVINSADVQGKYLDTAAIEKLKGYFSSGDLRVRAAGTISANAAVIVKEAVAKSLLYSDITRPGGNMYTTRRYAACIRDLDYYLRYATYAMLAGDASILDERVLNGLKETYNSLGVPVGATVQAIQAIKEVTAGLVGSDAGREIGVYLDYISSGLS
- the apcA gene encoding allophycocyanin subunit alpha encodes the protein MSIVTKAIVNADAEARYLSPGELDRIKSFVGSGERRLRIAQVLTDNRERLVKQAGEQLFQKRPDVVSPGGNAYGQELTATCLRDLDYYLRLVTYGIVAGDVTPIEEIGVIGARELYKSLGTPIEGVAEGIRGLKNVAASLLSAEDASEAGSYFDYLVGALL